Proteins encoded within one genomic window of Anaerolineae bacterium:
- a CDS encoding CBS and ACT domain-containing protein → MLVRDRMSRHPITIRPDVTIHEALQIMRREKIRRLPVLDENDRLVGIVAEKDLLYASPSSAKALNVYELQYLLAKLTVGDVMTRNVITVTEFTPLEEAARIMVDNKIGALPVMRGEQLVGIITETDIFKVFLELLGARERGLRLTLLVPEAKGVLASLTGTIAELGGNIIALGTFKGEDPTNRIVTIKVEDVNKDKLLNAIRSQILEVLDVREL, encoded by the coding sequence ATGCTGGTTCGCGACCGAATGAGCCGTCATCCAATAACCATCAGGCCCGATGTTACAATCCATGAGGCTCTGCAGATAATGCGGAGGGAGAAAATACGCCGCCTTCCGGTCCTTGACGAGAACGACCGGCTGGTGGGCATTGTGGCGGAAAAGGACCTGCTTTACGCTTCCCCCTCTTCGGCTAAAGCCCTCAACGTCTACGAACTCCAATACCTCCTGGCAAAACTCACCGTCGGCGATGTGATGACCCGCAACGTTATAACCGTTACCGAATTTACGCCCTTAGAAGAGGCTGCCAGGATAATGGTGGACAACAAAATTGGGGCGCTCCCGGTAATGAGAGGGGAACAGCTTGTAGGAATCATCACGGAAACCGACATCTTCAAAGTTTTCCTGGAGCTTCTGGGAGCTCGCGAAAGGGGGCTGCGCCTTACCCTGTTGGTCCCCGAAGCTAAGGGGGTCCTGGCCTCCCTCACTGGAACCATCGCTGAGCTTGGGGGGAACATCATAGCGCTGGGCACCTTTAAGGGCGAGGACCCCACAAACCGGATCGTCACCATTAAAGTTGAAGACGTAAACAAGGACAAACTCCTGAACGCCATTCGCAGCCAGATTCTGGAAGTTCTGGACGTCAGAGAACTCTGA
- a CDS encoding CBS and ACT domain-containing protein, translating to MLVKERMNKPVITIGPETSIQDALRIMRENRIRRLPVVEGKKLVGIVTERDLLYASPSPATTLSIQEMHYMLSKLKVREIMRSPVITIDENAPIEEAARLMADNKIGGLPVTRGGELVGIITESDIFKVFTEMMAAREEGLRITLMVPERKGVLASITKAIAARGGNIVSLGQFWGEDLTTRTVTIKVSGISKEALEEAVSQEGIKVLDIR from the coding sequence ATGCTTGTAAAGGAAAGGATGAACAAGCCAGTGATAACCATAGGCCCTGAAACCTCCATTCAGGATGCCCTCCGCATCATGCGGGAAAACAGAATCCGTCGTCTCCCGGTGGTGGAAGGCAAGAAGCTTGTGGGTATAGTTACCGAGCGGGACCTTCTCTATGCTTCGCCCTCCCCGGCCACGACCCTTTCCATTCAGGAGATGCACTACATGCTTTCCAAACTCAAGGTCCGGGAGATCATGAGATCCCCCGTCATCACCATAGATGAGAACGCACCTATAGAGGAAGCTGCCCGCCTCATGGCCGACAACAAAATCGGAGGGCTTCCTGTGACCAGGGGTGGAGAGCTGGTGGGGATAATCACAGAATCGGACATCTTCAAAGTTTTCACCGAAATGATGGCTGCCAGAGAGGAAGGGCTTCGCATAACCCTCATGGTTCCGGAAAGGAAAGGGGTTCTGGCCTCTATAACGAAAGCCATTGCGGCCAGAGGGGGTAACATTGTAAGCCTGGGGCAATTCTGGGGAGAGGACCTTACCACCCGCACCGTAACAATTAAGGTCTCAGGCATTTCAAAAGAGGCCCTGGAAGAGGCTGTCTCTCAGGAAGGGATAAAAGTTCTGGATATACGCTAA
- a CDS encoding hydrogenase iron-sulfur subunit: protein MEFEPRIVGFLCNWCAYAGADLAGTSRIQYPPNIRIIRLMCTGALDPIYVLRAFLEGADGILIAGCHPGDCHYLNGNYKARRR, encoded by the coding sequence ATGGAGTTTGAGCCTCGCATCGTTGGGTTTCTCTGCAACTGGTGTGCTTACGCCGGGGCCGACCTGGCTGGGACTTCCAGGATTCAGTATCCACCCAACATAAGGATAATAAGGCTCATGTGCACGGGAGCACTGGACCCCATCTATGTCTTGAGGGCTTTCCTGGAAGGAGCCGATGGTATCCTTATCGCTGGGTGCCATCCAGGCGATTGCCACTACCTGAACGGCAATTACAAAGCCCGCCGTCGC
- a CDS encoding FAD-dependent oxidoreductase — MSAVNHNRVLVIGAGIAGMETALLLAETGVEVYLLDKEPGIGGSLHLLDYTFPTDSCGLCYLEPYLSPRFCPTFESARHPNIHLIPYAEVEALEGQAGAFTARILHKPRYVYEEKCILCNRCAEVCPEERPHPYEGRISPLKAIYRPHLRAIPPTYVIDMNYCTRCGRCVEVCPTAAIDLDMKPRTSELSVASVVIAAGYEPFDPQRRAEFGHGIFPNVLTSLEFERMVSFSGSTHGQVVRPSDGKPARKIAFIHCVGSRDPAIGNGYCSSVCCMYTAKQVTLARRRNPNLEIAVFYMDIRPIGKVYDQYIRRVQETPGVRYIRSMISGVFERHPEKDLLIRYVAEDGKIREETFDLVVLAVGFEAPRGLDRLGIKLDRWGFPLTRPDEPLKTSREGVFVAGAARRPMDIPDTVVDAAAAAFHARSLFSQPISSPYPILPSYPDLIEAEPRPGVFIFSCPELGDELDLEALRAFAYSTYGASLHVLESSSNGWERLIERARAEGLNRIVVAPCGLRPTLEVHQKLGTLGPYEIVPLFEEAVAPLRGDRENATRRAKAIIGMALARLLYLYPRLLSKVSLNSFAPEERVVVVGAGLAGMTAALSLAQLGYRVDLVEKEAEPGGLLRLPRVVLDGIDPAATLETLVEKVKSNPLITLHLNSEVARAVKAGNSYLVELSPSSETILCGAIVVATGGKEAQTTQYLRGSHPKVITQLELEKLLKESTTSFGRVAMIQCVGSRDDSHPYCSRVCCYNAVKNALILKEANPDAEICVFYRDVVTFGQYEELYTRAREKGVIFIPYTPDNKPEVKPEGEDKLLVSLKEPTAGEIKLEVDWLVLSVGIEPGDNASLAEKLGVKLDEFGFFAEEHTKMRPLELSEPGIFVCGLAQGPHLMEETIGQARGVALKAALYLRQMRGLPETIATVNERLCSACEICVLACPYKARFMDYEVRVARVQEELCRGCGICAMVCPNGATQMRAFDKRALMAVVDAALAS; from the coding sequence ATGAGCGCGGTAAACCACAACAGGGTTCTCGTTATCGGAGCCGGGATAGCCGGCATGGAGACAGCTCTGCTTCTGGCTGAAACGGGGGTTGAGGTTTACCTCCTGGATAAGGAGCCAGGAATAGGAGGCTCCCTCCACCTCCTGGATTACACGTTCCCAACGGATTCCTGCGGCCTTTGCTACCTTGAACCATATTTGTCCCCACGGTTCTGCCCCACTTTTGAAAGCGCCAGGCACCCCAACATACACCTTATACCCTATGCCGAAGTAGAAGCCCTTGAGGGCCAGGCTGGGGCTTTCACCGCCAGAATCCTCCACAAACCTCGCTATGTCTACGAAGAAAAGTGCATCCTCTGCAACCGCTGCGCTGAAGTTTGCCCCGAGGAGCGACCTCATCCATACGAGGGAAGAATTTCACCTCTGAAGGCCATATACAGACCCCACCTCAGGGCAATTCCTCCCACTTACGTCATAGACATGAACTATTGCACCCGCTGCGGGAGGTGCGTTGAGGTTTGCCCCACCGCAGCCATTGACCTTGACATGAAGCCCAGAACTTCGGAACTTAGCGTTGCCTCAGTGGTCATAGCTGCTGGTTACGAACCCTTTGACCCCCAGAGGAGGGCTGAATTCGGCCACGGGATTTTCCCCAATGTGCTTACCAGCCTTGAGTTCGAGCGAATGGTCAGTTTCTCCGGCTCCACCCACGGCCAGGTAGTGCGTCCTTCCGATGGGAAACCTGCCAGGAAAATCGCTTTCATCCACTGTGTGGGCTCCCGTGACCCCGCTATCGGCAATGGTTATTGTTCTTCGGTCTGCTGCATGTATACAGCCAAGCAGGTCACTCTGGCCAGGAGGCGCAACCCCAACCTTGAAATCGCTGTCTTCTACATGGACATAAGGCCCATCGGCAAGGTCTACGACCAGTATATCCGCCGGGTTCAGGAAACCCCAGGAGTTCGCTACATCCGGAGCATGATCTCGGGGGTATTTGAGCGCCACCCCGAGAAGGACCTCCTCATCCGCTATGTGGCCGAGGACGGAAAAATCCGAGAGGAAACCTTTGACCTGGTGGTCCTGGCGGTGGGATTTGAGGCTCCCAGAGGGCTTGACAGGCTGGGAATTAAGCTGGATAGGTGGGGGTTCCCGCTGACCCGGCCCGATGAACCCTTAAAGACCAGCCGTGAGGGTGTCTTTGTGGCCGGAGCAGCCCGTCGCCCGATGGACATACCCGATACCGTGGTGGATGCAGCTGCGGCAGCTTTCCACGCCCGCTCTCTCTTCTCTCAGCCCATCTCGTCACCTTACCCCATTCTCCCATCTTATCCCGACCTCATTGAAGCAGAACCGCGCCCTGGAGTTTTCATCTTCTCTTGCCCCGAACTGGGTGATGAGCTGGACCTTGAAGCCCTCAGAGCCTTTGCCTATTCTACCTATGGAGCCTCTCTGCATGTTCTGGAAAGCTCCTCTAATGGCTGGGAGAGATTAATAGAGAGAGCCAGGGCCGAAGGCCTGAACCGTATAGTAGTAGCCCCATGTGGCCTTCGCCCCACCCTGGAAGTGCACCAGAAGCTCGGAACCCTTGGCCCATATGAGATTGTCCCCCTCTTTGAGGAAGCAGTGGCTCCCCTTCGAGGAGATAGAGAAAACGCCACCCGCCGGGCCAAAGCTATCATTGGGATGGCTCTCGCCAGGCTCCTTTACCTCTACCCCCGGCTTCTGTCCAAAGTTTCCCTTAACTCCTTCGCTCCCGAAGAGAGAGTGGTAGTTGTTGGAGCGGGGCTTGCGGGTATGACCGCTGCTCTTTCCCTGGCCCAGCTCGGATACAGGGTAGACCTGGTGGAGAAGGAAGCGGAGCCGGGAGGCCTCCTGCGGCTTCCGAGGGTTGTGCTGGACGGTATTGACCCCGCCGCGACCCTTGAAACTCTGGTGGAAAAGGTGAAATCCAATCCCCTTATAACCCTGCACCTGAATTCTGAGGTGGCGCGGGCGGTGAAGGCCGGGAACAGCTACCTTGTGGAACTTTCCCCCAGCTCTGAGACAATCCTCTGTGGAGCCATAGTGGTGGCCACGGGTGGCAAGGAAGCTCAAACCACTCAATACCTGAGGGGTTCCCACCCGAAGGTCATTACCCAGCTTGAGCTGGAAAAACTCCTTAAAGAATCCACCACTTCCTTCGGGCGTGTGGCCATGATTCAATGTGTGGGCTCCCGGGATGATTCCCACCCCTACTGCAGCCGTGTGTGCTGTTACAATGCTGTGAAGAACGCTCTTATCCTCAAAGAGGCCAACCCTGATGCTGAAATTTGCGTCTTCTACCGCGATGTTGTGACCTTCGGACAATACGAGGAACTTTACACCAGAGCCAGGGAAAAGGGGGTCATCTTCATCCCTTACACTCCTGACAATAAACCAGAGGTAAAGCCCGAGGGTGAAGATAAGCTTCTGGTGAGCCTCAAGGAGCCCACTGCCGGGGAAATAAAGCTGGAAGTGGACTGGCTGGTCCTCAGTGTGGGGATAGAACCTGGTGACAACGCCTCGCTGGCGGAGAAGCTGGGGGTCAAACTTGATGAGTTCGGTTTCTTCGCTGAAGAGCACACCAAAATGCGCCCCCTTGAACTTTCAGAGCCGGGCATTTTCGTCTGCGGGCTTGCCCAGGGGCCCCACCTTATGGAAGAGACCATTGGGCAGGCCAGGGGAGTGGCTCTCAAAGCCGCCCTTTACCTCCGCCAGATGCGTGGCCTTCCTGAGACCATTGCTACCGTTAATGAAAGGCTGTGCAGTGCATGTGAGATATGCGTTTTAGCCTGTCCCTATAAGGCCAGATTTATGGATTACGAGGTGAGAGTAGCCAGAGTTCAGGAAGAACTCTGCCGGGGTTGCGGAATATGTGCTATGGTTTGCCCCAACGGAGCTACCCAGATGAGAGCTTTTGACAAAAGAGCGCTGATGGCCGTGGTGGATGCGGCCTTAGCAAGCTAA